The segment AGTGAGCCAGGTTCTTGAGCAGGTGTACCGCGCGCTGACGGAGAAGGGGTACAATCCCATCAACCAGATTGTGGGATATATCATGTCGGGAGATCCGACCTACATTACCAGCCATAAGAGCGCCAGAAGCCTGATTATGAAGGTAGAACGTGACGAAATTCTGGAAGAGCTGATGAAGAATTACGTGGAGACACGTCTGCGCTGATATATGTTTGAATCCAGAGACGGGATACAGGACGGGCAGGGATGGAGACCCAGTCCTGTGACTTTTGGCACAGAGAGGGAGCCGGTGCGCCGGATTGCTCTCACAGGAGAGATCTGCCCTGTCCCCTCGGCCTGGCAGTGTGCAGGGAAATCTGCCCGTTTTTTGTATCACAGGAAATTCCTCCGAATTTCCTGTGATACAAAAAGCCCTCCGGGCAGGATCGCACTGCGGCGGAGAGGAAGATGGTTGCGTCTGCAGCCCCGCCGCAGGCGGAGAATCTTGCAGAGCAAGATTCTTTGTTCAATGAGGGCGGCGCAGGCAGAAGAGGAGCGTACGTGAAGACAGAGTTCAAAACACCGGGCGATAGCCTAAGATGCAAAGAAAACTCCGGCGTATGCAGTGTACGGCAGAAAATAAAACAGGGAAGAGCAGGACAGTTGGCACCATGCCAGCTTGTTTTGTTATGGAGAAATATCAAATGAGAATTATGGGACTGGATTTTGGATCCAAGACTACAGGCGTGGCAGTCAGCGATCCCCTCGGTCTTACGGCCCAGGGCTTGGAGACCATTGTCAGGAAGGATGAGAATAAGCTGCGCCAGACCTGCGCGAGAATCGAGGAGCTGATCGAGGAATACCAGATTGAGGCCATCGTTTTAGGGTATCCTAAGAATATGAACAATACGGCAGGAGAGCGGGCGGAAAAGACAGAGAGCTTTAAGGAAATGCTGGAGCGGCGCACCGGAAAGCCAGTCATCCTGTGGGACGAGCGTCTGACTACCATCGCAGCAGAGCGCATGCTGATGGAAAGCGGCGTCCGCAGGGAAAACAGAAAGGCCGTGATCGACAAGGTGGCCGCTGCGCTGATTCTGCAGGGGTATCTCGACTCACAGAGACAGTAGGAAAAAGGGCCGGCAGACTGTAAAGAGAGCCGCAGGAGCTGAAACTCAGAATTTCAGAGCCGGGCCGGAAGAAAAAACGGAAAAATAAGAAACTTGAAAAATAAGGAAATCTGAAAAAACGGAAAGTCAGGGAGATAAGATGGAAAATATGTTTGATAAAATAGATGAGATTGAGAACAAGATCACGCTTCAGTCAGAAGAGGGGGAACCCATCGATTTTTATGTTCTTGAGGAAACAAAATTAAACGGGGAGAATTTCCTGTTAGTGACAGATTCTAAAGAGGGGGACGGAGACTGTTACCTTCTTAAGGATAAATCAAAACCAGAGGACGCCGAGGCGGTATATGAATTTGTAGAGGAGGACGGCGAGCTTGACTACCTCTCGAGAATTTTTAATGAACTGATGGGCGACATGGGAATTGAGATTGAATAAGACAGCGGAGGTGTAATTTATTTGAAAAAGGACACGAAAAACAACAAGGTAAAAATTATTCCTCTCGGAGGCCTGGAGCAGATCGGAATGAACATGACGGCCTTCGAGTACGAGGACAGTATTATTGTAGTGGACTGCGGACTTGCCTTCCCGAGCGATGATATGCTGGGAATTGACCTGGTAATTCCGGATGTCACCTACCTGAAAAACAATATTGACAAGGTGAAGGGTTTTGTGATCACGCACGGACATGAGGATCACATCGGCGCCCTGCCCTATGTGCTGAAGGATGTTCCGGCGCCGGTATACGGGACGAAGCTGACTATCGGGCTGATTGAGCATAAACTGAAAGAGCACAATATGCTGCGCACCATTAAGAGAAAGGTGGTTAAACACGGACAGTCCATCAATCTGGGATGCTTCCGCGTGGAGTTCGTAAAGACCAATCACAGTATCGTGGATGCATCCGCGCTGGCTATTTTCACACCGGCGGGCATCATCGTCCACACGGGAGACTTCAAGATCGACTATACGCCTGTATTCGGAGAGCCGGCTGACCTTCAGAGGTTTGCGGAGCTTGGAAAGAAGGGCGTTCTGGCGCTCATGTGCGACAGCACCAATGCGATCCGCCCGGGCTTTACCATGTCGGAGCGCACAGTAGGCAAAACCTTTGACGCGATCTTTGCGGAGCATCAGAATAACCGCATCATCGTGGCGACCTTCGCTTCCAACGTGGACCGTGTACAGCAGATTATCAGCTCTGCCTGCAAATACGGCAGGAAGGTGGTGATCGAGGGCCGAAGCATGGTCAATGTGATCGGGACAGCCAGCGAGCTGGGCTACATTGACATACCGGAGGGAACGCTGATTGACATCGAGCATCTGAAAAATTACAGACCAGAGGATACGGTTCTGATTACCACAGGAAGCCAGGGCGAGTCCATGGCTGCCCTTTCCAGAATGGCGGCAAACCTCCACAGAAAGGTTTCCATTATGCCGGGGGATGTGGTGATCTTAAGCTCCACACCGATTCCGGGCAACGAGAAGGCCGTATCCAGAGTGATCAACGAGCTGTCCATGAAGGGGGCAGAGGTGATCAACCAGGATACCCACGTTTCAGGACATGCCTGTCAGGAGGAGATCAAGCTCATCTACTCCCTGGTGCGTCCGAAGTTTGCGATCCCGGTTCACGGCGAGTACCGCCATCTGATGGCCCAGAAGAAGCTGGCCGAGTCTATGGGAATTCCCAAGGAGAACGTGATTATCATGTCCTCCGGCGATGTGATAGAGATCGGAGAAGAGGGATATAAGACGGTTGATCACGTGCAGGCAGGCGGAATCCTGGTGGACGGACTGGGAATCGGCGATGTGGGCAATATTGTCCTGAGAGACCGCCAGAATCTGGCGCAGAACGGCATCATTGTGGTTGTGCTGACCCTGGAAAAATACAGCAATCAGCTTCTCGCAGGGCCTGATATCGTCTCAAGAGGCTTTGTCTATGTGAGAGAGTCTGAGGACCTGATGGACGAGGCCCAGGCAGTTGTGGACGCAGCTGTCCAGGACTGCTTAAAGCGCCATGTAAGCGACTGGGGCAAGATTAAGAATATTATCCGCGACAGCTTAAGTGATTTCCTCTGGAAGAGAATGAAGAGAAATCCGATGATCCTTCCGATTATCATGGAAGTATAGGCGTCTGTAGGAATTGCCGTGCAAAAGACAGCCGGAGCACCGCAGCGGGCTGTGATTAGACAGCCGGGCGGGACTGCCGGGCAGATGACTGCGAGGAAGTGAGATATGAGCCGTACAACGAGGGAAATCAACCGGGTGACGGGAACTGTGATTAATGTATCGCTGAAGCTGATTCTGCTGGCCCTTGTGTGCATCCTGATGTATGAGGGGGTCACCAGAGGATACAGCTTCGGCCACGAAATTTTCGACCCGACGCCTATGGAAAGCGGGGAGGGAACTGCAAAGCAGGTGACGGTGGAGGACGGCATGTCCGTCATGGAAACGGGAAGGCTCCTGGAGGAAAAAGGGCTGATACAGGACGCGTACGTCTTTCTGATCGAATCCATCCTCTATGAATATGAGATCCAGCCGGGTACCTATACCTTCCGCACCACCCAGACTTCCATGGAGATTTTACAGATGCTGAGCGAGGGGCCAAAGGCAGAGGAAACGGGAGAGGAGGAGGCATCATGATCGTAAATGAGCGGATCACCTCCTATCTTCACTCCCTGGATCAGGGAAACGGCGCCCTTCTCGACTCAATCGAGGAGGAGGCAGTGAGGGGCCGTGTTCCCATTATCAGGAAGGAAACGGCGGCTCTCTTAAAGACCTTAGTGGCCATGAAACGCCCGGAAAATATCCTGGAGGTGGGAACAGCGGTGGGGTACTCTGCCCTGCTGATGAGCCGCGTGATGCCTGAGGACTGCCATATCACAACCATAGAAAAATATGAAAAGCGCCTTCCGGTGGCCAGGGATAATTTCAGAAAGGCCGGCATGGAGGACAGGATTACTCTTCTGGAAGGGGATGCGGAGGAATTTCTGCAGACTCTGAAGGGGCCGTACGATTTTATCTTTATGGATGCAGCCAAGGGCCAGTACCTTCACTGGCTGCCTATGATACTAAGGCTGCTTCCCCAGGGAGGCGTGCTGGTTTCTGACAATGTACTTCAGGACGGAGATCTGATTGAGTCGCGATACGCGGTGGAGCGAAGAAACAGAACGATTCACGCCAGGATGCGGGAGTATCTGTACACACTGACCCATATGGAGGAGTTTGAGACCTCTGTGATCCCCATCGGTGACGGGGTGACGGTCAGCGTAAAGCGGCGGCAGGGGGCAGAACCGGTGCACCCGGAGGCTTTGAAACGAAATGAAAATGAATCAGAGGAAAAATAGATGAGAAAACGGGAGCTTTTAATTCCGGCCGGAAGTCTGGATGTGCTGAAAACAGCTGTTATTTACGGGGCTGACGCCGTCTACATCGGAGGCGAGGCCTTCGGACTTCGGGCAAAAGCGAAAAATTTTACAACTGAGGATATGAAAGAGGGAATTGCCTTTGCCCACGAGCGGGGGGTGAAGGTCTATGTCACAGCCAATATTCTGGCTCACAATGAGGATCTGGCAGGTGTGGAGCAGTATTTTGAGGAGCTTAGGGAAATCAGGCCGGATGCCCTCATTATCTCCGATCCGGGAGTCTTTGCCATTGCGAGAAGGATTCTGCCGGACATGGAGATCCACATCAGCACCCAGGCCAACAATACGAACTACGAAACCTTCCTGTTCTGGTACGGGCTCGGGGCAAAGCGGGTGGTAACAGCCAGGGAGCTCTCCCTTGAGGAGATCCGCCAGATCCGTGACAGGATCCCAGAGGATATGGAAATCGAGAGCTTCATCCATGGAGCCATGTGCATTTCCTACTCCGGCCGCTGCCTCTTAAGCAACTATTTTGTCGGAAGAGATGCCAACCAGGGAGCCTGCACCCATCCCTGCCGCTGGAAATATTCGGTGGTGGAGGAAACGAGGCCGGGAGAGTACCTTCCGGTCTATGAAAATGAGAGGGGAACCTTTATTTTCAACTCCAAGGATCTGTGCATGATTGAGCATATTCCGGAGATGATTGAGGCGGGCATTGACAGCTTCAAGATTGAGGGGCGGATGAAGACGGCTCTCTATGTGGCCACAGTGGCCCGCACCTACAGAAAGGCCATTGACGATTACCTGGAAAGCCCGGAAAAATACCGGGAAAATATGGAGTGGTACAAGGCTGAGATTGGAAAATGTACCTACCGTGAATTTACGACGGGATTTTATTTCCACAAGCCAGAATCAGACGCCCAGATTTATGACAGCAACACCTATGTGAAAAACTACACCTACATCGGAACGGTGGAGGAAGTCTGCGGGGACGGCAGCTTCCTCATGGAGCAGAAAAACAAGTTTTCAGTGGGAGAATCCATCGAAATTATGAAGCCGGACGGGCGGAATATCCCTGTTTCAGTGGAAGAGATCTGCGATGAGGAGGGTGTGCAGATGGAAAGCGCGCCTCACCCAAAACAGAGGCTTAAGGTAAGGCTTTCTGTTTCACCGGAGCCGTATGATATTTTGAGAAGAAGCGAACATAATGAGGATGAAGAGGGAAGGACACAGGCCGGCCAGTAGCCGGTTTCTGAGCCGCTCTCATCCGGCTTGGGGGATGCGAAATGGCAGGACTGCCGGTTTTGCACCCCTTTTTTACCCATTTGAAGGAAGGCGTCCCGGAACGGACGGCAGGGAAACGAAGGAGGAAGGATCATGACCGTGATACTGGAAGCGGCGGCAGGGCTCTGCCTTTTATATTATGGAGGGATTGTGCTTTCCACAGGATTTTCTGTCTCATTTTCCCTGTTCTGGCCGTTTTGTGCGGCGCTCTTTGGATTTCTGGCCGCCGGCAGACACTATTATCTGAATCACAGGGAAGAGATTCCCGTCTGGCCTTTGGTGTCGGCGGTGACAGTTCTGGGGGCGGCTGCAGCTGTGATTGCTGTGGTTCTGGTGCTCATCGGAACAGGAATTTTAACCTCCACCAAAAAGAGCATGGATTATGTCATTGTGCTGGGAGCAAAGGTAAATGGAACTGAGCCCAGCAATTCTCTCAAAAAGAGGCTCGATCGGGCGATTGACTATGCGGAGAACAACCCCAATACCTTTCTGGTGCTGTCCGGCGGGCAGGGGAAGGACGAGGAGATCGCGGAGGCAGAGGTCATGTATGAGTATCTGAGGTACAACGGTGTGCCGGAAACCCAGCTTCTTTTGGAAACCCGCTCTACTAATACCAGGGAGAATATCAGGTACAGCCTGGAGGTTATCCGCAGCCAGGAGCAGTGGAAGGAAAGGGTGTTCCAGCAGATTTTCAAGGAGGTGGGGGAGAATGCCTACGCACCCGGCGACGAGCTGGATTCCATTCACATCGGCATTCTGACCAGTGATTTTCACCTGTTTCGGGCCAAGGCAATCGCGAAGAAACAGGGGGTCAGAAATGTCTATGGAATTTCGGCTCCGTCCGATCCGCTTCTGATTCCGAATCTGTGGCTCCGCGAGTGCTTTGCCATATTAAAAGACAAATTTATGGGAAATATATAAATGAAAATAAACGCGATGTATATAAACGGCGATCGGACAATAAAAATAGCTCATAAAAATGACTCATAAAAGTGATTCATAAGAAGGCAAATAAATCAGGAAAGGAAGATAGCATGAAAAAAGTCAGTGAGTTGGAGGCATACCGCCTCATAACTGAAAAGCAGGTAAAAGAGCTGAACTCAGAAGGGTATATTCTGGAGCACAAAAAGACGGGTGCCAGAATTTTCCTTCTGTCCAATGACGATGAGAACAAGGTATTCTGCATCGGCTTCAGGACTCCTCCGGCAGACAGCACGGGAGTTGCCCATATCCTGGAGCACAGCGTACTCTGCGGTTCTGAAAAATTCCCCGTAAAGGATCCCTTTGTGGAGCTGGTGAAGGGTTCCCTGAACACCTTCCTGAATGCTATGACCTATCCGGACAAGACGGTTTACCCGGTGGCCAGCTGCAATGAGAAGGATTTCCAGAACCTGATGGACGTCTACATGGACGCTGTGCTTCACCCAAATATCTACCGTGAGGAAAAGATCTTCCGCCAGGAGGGCTGGCATTACGAGATGGAGACAGAGGACAGTCCTTTAACTTTAAACGGAGTGGTTTACAATGAGATGAAGGGAGCCTTTTCCTCCCCGGAGAGTGTTCTGGATCGGTATACGAGAAACGTCCTGTTTCCGGACACCTGCTACGGCAATGAGTCCGGCGGCGATCCGGCGGTGATCCCGCAGCTTTCCTATGAGGATTTTTTAAACTTCCACAGAACCTATTACCATCCCTCCAACAGCTACATCTACCTCTACGGAGATATGGATATGGCAGAGAAGCTGGAATGGCTGGACCGGGAGTACCTGTCCAAGTACGACAGACAGCCGGCAGACTCAGAGATCAGGAAACAGAAGGCCTTTGACGCGCCGGTAGAGAGGGAGATTTTCTATCCCATCACAGAGGGTGAGTCAGGGGAGCATGCAACCTACCTTTCTGTCACATCCCTGGCGGGAGAGGGACTGAATCCCATCCACTATCTGGCCTTCCAGGTGCTGGAGTATGTCCTCATCGACGCCCCCGGAGCGCCCCTAAAGACAGAGCTTCTGAATGCGGGAATCGGACAGGATATTCTCGGAGGATATGAAAACGGAATTCTGCAGCCCTATTTCTCCGTTATCGCAAAGGATGCAGACAGAGACCAGAAGGGCGAGTTTCTGGCCGTAGTGGAGGGAACGCTGCGCAGACTGGCCGATCAGGGGCTGAATCAGAAGAGCCTGCTTGCGGGAATCAACTACTATGAGTTCCGCTGCAGGGAGGCAGACTTCGGTTCTGCGCCAAAAGGGCTTATGTACGGCCTTCAGTGCCTGGACAGCTGGCTCTACGGCGGAGATCCGCTGATGCATCTGGAGTACGGGGAGAGCTTTGACTTTCTCAAAAAAGCGGCGAAAGAGGGATATTTTGAGGAGCTGATTCGGACGTATCTTCTGGACAATCCTTCCTCAGCTGTGGTCCTGGTAAGTCCGAGAAAAAATATGACCGCAGAGGAGGACAGGAAGCTGGCAGAGCGGCTGGCCGCCTACAGGGAGAGCCTGACAGATGAGGAGAGGGCCCATATTGTCAGGGCTACCAGGGAGCTTAAGGAGTATCAGGATACCCCGTCCCCCAAGGAGGATCTGGAGAAGATTCCTCTGCTTCGCAGGGAGGACATCGAGAGGGAACCGGAGAGACTGGTGTTAAGCGTCAGGGAGGAAGAGGGAACGAAGGTGCTGTTCCATGACCTGTTCACCTCAGGGATCGGGTATCTGCGCCTTCTCTTTGACACCAGCCGTGTTCCTGCAGAGGATATGGCCTATGTGGGGCTTTTGAAATCCGTTCTCGGCTATGTGAGTACGGAGAACTACAGCTACAGCGAGCTGGCAGACGAGATTAACTTAAACAGCGGCGGCGTAAACTTCAGCGTGCTCTCCTACCCTTCACTGGAAAACAGCGATGATTTTACCGGAATGTTTGCAGCCAGCGTGAGAGTCCTCTGCGAGAAGCTGGATTTCGGATTCTCCATTCTGGGAGAGATTCTGAAAACCTCTGTGTTTGACGATACAAAGCGCCTGTCAGAGATCATCAACGAGACAAAATCCAGGGCACAGATGCGGTTAAACGCTTCCGGCCATTCGGCGGCAGTGACGAGGGGTACGTCCTACTTCTCCGCGGCCTCTGCCTACAATGATGTGACAGGCGGAATCGCCTACTACCAGTTCTTAGAGGACCTGGCCAGGAATTTCGAGGAGAAGAAGGAGGAGATTGCCGGAAAGCTCAGAAAAACGGCAGAAAGACTCTTTACCTCTGACAATATGACGGTGAGCTTTACGGCAGACAGCAAAGGGTATGAGAAGATGAAGGCCCCTCTGAAACAGCTGAAGGAAATGCTGCCTGAAACAGGAGAGGAGAGATATTCCTTTACTGCTGCAAAGGAAAACAGGAATGAGGGCTTTATGACCTCCTCCCAGGTCAACTATGTGGCCAGATGCGGCACCTTTGCCGGAAGCGGATACAGATACACGGGAGCCTTAAAGACCTTAAAGGTAATTCTCGGCTATGACTATCTGTGGCTGAATGTCCGCGTCAAGGGAGGAGCCTACGGCGTGATGAACGGAGCGGGCAGGACAGGAGAGGGATATTTCGTTTCCTACCGGGATCCAAACCTCAGAGAGACGGACAGAGTCTACGAGGGAATTGTCAAATATCTGGAGGAATTTGACGCCGATGAGAGAGATATGACGAAATACGTCATCGGAACTATCAGTGACCTGGATGTTCCCCTTCTTCCACAGTATAAGGGAAGCAAGGCAGATTCCGCCTATTTCTCCAAAGTTACTGACGAGATGCTGAAGAAAGAGCGGGAGGAAATCCTGAATGTGACAAAGGAAGACATTCGCGCTCTGGCTCCGATTATCCGGCAGATCTTAAATACAGGCAGCTTCTGCGTGATCGGAAATGCGGAGAAGATTCAGGCGGAGAGAGAAATGTTCGGAGAGATAAAAAATCTGTTTAACTGACAAAACGGACAAAGGAGAAATCATGGAGCAGAAATTCAAATCGGGCTTTGTGACGCTGATCGGACGGCCCAATGTGGGAAAATCCACCCTCATGAACCATCTGATCGGGCAGAAAATTGCCATCACATCGGATAAGCCCCAGACCACGAGAAACAGGATCCAGACGGTCTACACGGATGAGAGGGGACAGATTATTTTCCTGGATACCCCAGGAATCCACAAGGCGAAAAACAAGCTGGGAGAATATATGGTGAGTGTGGCTGAGCACACCCTTAAGGAGGTGGACGTCATTCTCTGGCTGGTGGAGCCCACCACCTTCATCGGAGCCGGGGAACGCCACATTGCGGAGCAGCTAAAGAAGGTGAAAACGCCGGTGATCCTGGTGATCAACAAGACGGATACCATCAAAAACAAGGAAGATATTCTCACCTTTATCGCGGCCTATAAGGATATATGCGAGTTTGCCGAGATCATTCCGGCCTCAGCCCTGAAGGAGAAAAATATTGACGCCGTGAAGGACTGTATTTTTAAATACCTGCCGGAGGGACCTCAGTTCTATGACGAGGATACGGTGACGGATCAGCCCATGCGCCAGATTGCCGCAGAGCTGATCCGGGAGAAGGCTCTGCGGATGCTGGACGACGAGATCCCCCACGGGATCGCCGTGACCATCGAGCGGATGACAGAG is part of the Clostridium sp. M62/1 genome and harbors:
- a CDS encoding IreB family regulatory phosphoprotein; this translates as MGDMRNTQFFKTVQDDTKLEVSQVLEQVYRALTEKGYNPINQIVGYIMSGDPTYITSHKSARSLIMKVERDEILEELMKNYVETRLR
- the ruvX gene encoding Holliday junction resolvase RuvX; the protein is MRIMGLDFGSKTTGVAVSDPLGLTAQGLETIVRKDENKLRQTCARIEELIEEYQIEAIVLGYPKNMNNTAGERAEKTESFKEMLERRTGKPVILWDERLTTIAAERMLMESGVRRENRKAVIDKVAAALILQGYLDSQRQ
- a CDS encoding DUF1292 domain-containing protein, translated to MFDKIDEIENKITLQSEEGEPIDFYVLEETKLNGENFLLVTDSKEGDGDCYLLKDKSKPEDAEAVYEFVEEDGELDYLSRIFNELMGDMGIEIE
- a CDS encoding ribonuclease J, with amino-acid sequence MKKDTKNNKVKIIPLGGLEQIGMNMTAFEYEDSIIVVDCGLAFPSDDMLGIDLVIPDVTYLKNNIDKVKGFVITHGHEDHIGALPYVLKDVPAPVYGTKLTIGLIEHKLKEHNMLRTIKRKVVKHGQSINLGCFRVEFVKTNHSIVDASALAIFTPAGIIVHTGDFKIDYTPVFGEPADLQRFAELGKKGVLALMCDSTNAIRPGFTMSERTVGKTFDAIFAEHQNNRIIVATFASNVDRVQQIISSACKYGRKVVIEGRSMVNVIGTASELGYIDIPEGTLIDIEHLKNYRPEDTVLITTGSQGESMAALSRMAANLHRKVSIMPGDVVILSSTPIPGNEKAVSRVINELSMKGAEVINQDTHVSGHACQEEIKLIYSLVRPKFAIPVHGEYRHLMAQKKLAESMGIPKENVIIMSSGDVIEIGEEGYKTVDHVQAGGILVDGLGIGDVGNIVLRDRQNLAQNGIIVVVLTLEKYSNQLLAGPDIVSRGFVYVRESEDLMDEAQAVVDAAVQDCLKRHVSDWGKIKNIIRDSLSDFLWKRMKRNPMILPIIMEV
- a CDS encoding endolytic transglycosylase MltG, with the translated sequence MSRTTREINRVTGTVINVSLKLILLALVCILMYEGVTRGYSFGHEIFDPTPMESGEGTAKQVTVEDGMSVMETGRLLEEKGLIQDAYVFLIESILYEYEIQPGTYTFRTTQTSMEILQMLSEGPKAEETGEEEAS
- a CDS encoding O-methyltransferase yields the protein MIVNERITSYLHSLDQGNGALLDSIEEEAVRGRVPIIRKETAALLKTLVAMKRPENILEVGTAVGYSALLMSRVMPEDCHITTIEKYEKRLPVARDNFRKAGMEDRITLLEGDAEEFLQTLKGPYDFIFMDAAKGQYLHWLPMILRLLPQGGVLVSDNVLQDGDLIESRYAVERRNRTIHARMREYLYTLTHMEEFETSVIPIGDGVTVSVKRRQGAEPVHPEALKRNENESEEK
- a CDS encoding peptidase U32 family protein, with protein sequence MRKRELLIPAGSLDVLKTAVIYGADAVYIGGEAFGLRAKAKNFTTEDMKEGIAFAHERGVKVYVTANILAHNEDLAGVEQYFEELREIRPDALIISDPGVFAIARRILPDMEIHISTQANNTNYETFLFWYGLGAKRVVTARELSLEEIRQIRDRIPEDMEIESFIHGAMCISYSGRCLLSNYFVGRDANQGACTHPCRWKYSVVEETRPGEYLPVYENERGTFIFNSKDLCMIEHIPEMIEAGIDSFKIEGRMKTALYVATVARTYRKAIDDYLESPEKYRENMEWYKAEIGKCTYREFTTGFYFHKPESDAQIYDSNTYVKNYTYIGTVEEVCGDGSFLMEQKNKFSVGESIEIMKPDGRNIPVSVEEICDEEGVQMESAPHPKQRLKVRLSVSPEPYDILRRSEHNEDEEGRTQAGQ
- a CDS encoding YdcF family protein, producing the protein MTVILEAAAGLCLLYYGGIVLSTGFSVSFSLFWPFCAALFGFLAAGRHYYLNHREEIPVWPLVSAVTVLGAAAAVIAVVLVLIGTGILTSTKKSMDYVIVLGAKVNGTEPSNSLKKRLDRAIDYAENNPNTFLVLSGGQGKDEEIAEAEVMYEYLRYNGVPETQLLLETRSTNTRENIRYSLEVIRSQEQWKERVFQQIFKEVGENAYAPGDELDSIHIGILTSDFHLFRAKAIAKKQGVRNVYGISAPSDPLLIPNLWLRECFAILKDKFMGNI
- a CDS encoding insulinase family protein, with the protein product MKKVSELEAYRLITEKQVKELNSEGYILEHKKTGARIFLLSNDDENKVFCIGFRTPPADSTGVAHILEHSVLCGSEKFPVKDPFVELVKGSLNTFLNAMTYPDKTVYPVASCNEKDFQNLMDVYMDAVLHPNIYREEKIFRQEGWHYEMETEDSPLTLNGVVYNEMKGAFSSPESVLDRYTRNVLFPDTCYGNESGGDPAVIPQLSYEDFLNFHRTYYHPSNSYIYLYGDMDMAEKLEWLDREYLSKYDRQPADSEIRKQKAFDAPVEREIFYPITEGESGEHATYLSVTSLAGEGLNPIHYLAFQVLEYVLIDAPGAPLKTELLNAGIGQDILGGYENGILQPYFSVIAKDADRDQKGEFLAVVEGTLRRLADQGLNQKSLLAGINYYEFRCREADFGSAPKGLMYGLQCLDSWLYGGDPLMHLEYGESFDFLKKAAKEGYFEELIRTYLLDNPSSAVVLVSPRKNMTAEEDRKLAERLAAYRESLTDEERAHIVRATRELKEYQDTPSPKEDLEKIPLLRREDIEREPERLVLSVREEEGTKVLFHDLFTSGIGYLRLLFDTSRVPAEDMAYVGLLKSVLGYVSTENYSYSELADEINLNSGGVNFSVLSYPSLENSDDFTGMFAASVRVLCEKLDFGFSILGEILKTSVFDDTKRLSEIINETKSRAQMRLNASGHSAAVTRGTSYFSAASAYNDVTGGIAYYQFLEDLARNFEEKKEEIAGKLRKTAERLFTSDNMTVSFTADSKGYEKMKAPLKQLKEMLPETGEERYSFTAAKENRNEGFMTSSQVNYVARCGTFAGSGYRYTGALKTLKVILGYDYLWLNVRVKGGAYGVMNGAGRTGEGYFVSYRDPNLRETDRVYEGIVKYLEEFDADERDMTKYVIGTISDLDVPLLPQYKGSKADSAYFSKVTDEMLKKEREEILNVTKEDIRALAPIIRQILNTGSFCVIGNAEKIQAEREMFGEIKNLFN
- the era gene encoding GTPase Era yields the protein MEQKFKSGFVTLIGRPNVGKSTLMNHLIGQKIAITSDKPQTTRNRIQTVYTDERGQIIFLDTPGIHKAKNKLGEYMVSVAEHTLKEVDVILWLVEPTTFIGAGERHIAEQLKKVKTPVILVINKTDTIKNKEDILTFIAAYKDICEFAEIIPASALKEKNIDAVKDCIFKYLPEGPQFYDEDTVTDQPMRQIAAELIREKALRMLDDEIPHGIAVTIERMTERKNGMIDIEATIVCERDSHKGIIIGKGGSMLKKIGTAARMEIGNLMDTQVNLKLWVKVRKEWRDSDLFMKNYGYNPKDI